TTGAATTTGTGTCAAAACGCAAATTTGGCTCAGTGCAACACTTAAGAATATAAAAATCGAGTAGGCGGCTGATGGCAGAATAGCCACCAGTACACCTCTCACACCACTTAGGGTACGGGTCTTCCCGATAGGAAATCGGGATAGGCTGAACTTAGCGGTTCATTAAATAAAAGAAAATTTGAGTTGATACTCAGATGGAAAAGTTCTTCGAGAAAATTGAAAATGTTGAGAAAAGGAAGTGAAGGTTTTTAATAGATTTTTGCAATACTTTTCTTGTTTCCTTGCTCGGAATGGTTGCTCACTATAAGCAATTTTTGCATTTGTCAACATTTCTGACAATACTTTTTAGAAAATTCCATTTTTTCTCCATCTTTACATCTTTTAAAATTAATAAAAACGTTCTTGTGAGAATATTACTGAATTAGCTGGCTTGGGTTTAGTTCAACATCTTAGCAAAAACAAAAATCATAATCAAACCAACAGAAATACATATTGTTCCTAATATACCTTCTCCAGTTCGACTACAGGAATATGGTGTCGGTATTTTTAATGCAGTTTTTACGAAATCAGCACTAAAAAAAGCGATAAAGAAAAAGTTCGTAATGGTTAATGATGCTATTGCAAGTTCGGCTACATTAATAAATGGAGGTGAGTGTATAAGCTTATCCATTCCAAAAGAAGTCAGCCCGAATAAGAAACTGGTATTTCAGCTTAAAGTTTTATTTGAAGATGATTATTTTGCAGTGATTCATAAACCTGCTGGTATTTTGGTTAGCGGCAATAGCTTTAAAACCGTTGCCAATGCCTTAGCTCAAAACATTCAACGAAGCAATCTTCCTGATGCAACAAAACCTCAGCCTGTTCATCGCATAGATTATGCAACCACAGGTATTTTATTGGTTGGAAAAACGAGTAGTAGTATTCGTGCTTTAAATAAAATTTTTGAGGATAAAAAGGTTGAGAAAACATATTATGCAGTTACTATTGGCGAAATGAAGGATAGAGGAGAAATAACTTCAGAAATAGAAGGTAAGAAATCACAATCGAACTATAAATTAATAGAGTCTGTTTCCTCAAAAAGATTCGGCAAACTCAATTTGGTTAAATTGAAACCTCAAACAGGCCGAAGGCATCAATTGCGAAAACATCTGTCCGGTATAGATAATCCAATATTGGGAGATAAAGAATATGGAATTGACAATTTAATTTTAGGTGGCAAGGGTTTGTATTTGCATGCCTATTCGTTAGATTTTGTACATCCATTTACAAACAAACGAATCTATTTCAAAGATGAAATTCCTCAAAAGTTTAAGAAAATATTTAGTTCAAATATGCTGAAACTTTTGCCAACACCTGAGAATATAAAAACATCGTAAAACTACTGTGCCCAACTTCCAGATAAAAAGTCGGTATTGAACTAAACACAAGCCAGCCGTCTTATAGTGAAGAATTTGGCTTATATGTGTTTTTAATAATTTGGGGATTTGTTGAGGGACGAAATCTACCTGCCAAATATCATTTTCATTTTCACTTAATATGACTAACTTTAGCGAGATTTAAAAAAAAGAAATGAAATATTTTGGCACTAAAATTTCGACAATTGTTTGCATATTATGCTTTACGTTTCAGAGTTTTAGTACAAATACTGATAGTTTAATAAATCTGCTAAGTCCAGACTTATCCGAAAAAAACTTCGAAATACTGTACAAACTTTTTGTGGCGAATGTTAAGCAAAACCCTGATACAGCTCTATATTATTCACTATCGTCCCTGAAAGTTGCTCAGTTTTACAAAAAAGATTCACTCCTTGCCAGAGCATATCGCAATGTGGCAATTTCATATCAGTTCTTAAATGAGTATGATAAAGCCATAGAACCACTCGAAAAAGGATTGGAGCTATGGAAAAAAATGAACAATTCTTACCGTATTGGGCTTTCATATCAAGACCTTGGAGTGTGCCATGGGCTTTTGGGAAATAAGAGTGAAGCTTTATCAAATTATCTAAAGTCTATTGAATATTTAAGCAAAACCCCAAATAAGAGTATCCTTATAATATCATATCAAAAGATTGGCTATATTCAAAAAGTTCAGGCAAATTATGATGTAGCCCTCGATTATTATCTAAAAGGGCTGAAAATTGCTGAAGAAGCTAATTTAATAGAGAAGCAAGGCAGTATGTTAAACAGCATTGGGAATATTTATATCAAATTATCAAATAATGATTTAGCAATGCAGTATTTCAGAAAAGCATTGCTGAAAGCAAAAGAAATAAACAATTTAAAGGATATAGCTTCCGCATTGAACAACATTGGTTTAGTTTACACAAATTCAAAACTTTATGATAGTTCCTTGAAATACTATAATGAAGCTCTTGAAATAAATAATAAAATTCCAGATTGGAAAAACTTTTCAATAAACTTAAACAATATAGGTACTATCTATAAGTATCAAGGAAATAGTGAAACCGCCTTGGAATACTTTTTCAAGTCCTTAAAAATCAGAGAACAAAAAGTCTATACAGGCTCACTTACATTTCCATACAACAATATAGGTGATATTTATATTTCCATGAATAAATACGATGACGCACTTAAATATTACAATAAGAGTCTTAAAATTATATTAGAAAGATCTGATACTGAAAAAGCCGCC
This sequence is a window from Bacteroidota bacterium. Protein-coding genes within it:
- a CDS encoding RluA family pseudouridine synthase — translated: MKPTEIHIVPNIPSPVRLQEYGVGIFNAVFTKSALKKAIKKKFVMVNDAIASSATLINGGECISLSIPKEVSPNKKLVFQLKVLFEDDYFAVIHKPAGILVSGNSFKTVANALAQNIQRSNLPDATKPQPVHRIDYATTGILLVGKTSSSIRALNKIFEDKKVEKTYYAVTIGEMKDRGEITSEIEGKKSQSNYKLIESVSSKRFGKLNLVKLKPQTGRRHQLRKHLSGIDNPILGDKEYGIDNLILGGKGLYLHAYSLDFVHPFTNKRIYFKDEIPQKFKKIFSSNMLKLLPTPENIKTS
- a CDS encoding tetratricopeptide repeat protein, giving the protein MKYFGTKISTIVCILCFTFQSFSTNTDSLINLLSPDLSEKNFEILYKLFVANVKQNPDTALYYSLSSLKVAQFYKKDSLLARAYRNVAISYQFLNEYDKAIEPLEKGLELWKKMNNSYRIGLSYQDLGVCHGLLGNKSEALSNYLKSIEYLSKTPNKSILIISYQKIGYIQKVQANYDVALDYYLKGLKIAEEANLIEKQGSMLNSIGNIYIKLSNNDLAMQYFRKALLKAKEINNLKDIASALNNIGLVYTNSKLYDSSLKYYNEALEINNKIPDWKNFSINLNNIGTIYKYQGNSETALEYFFKSLKIREQKVYTGSLTFPYNNIGDIYISMNKYDDALKYYNKSLKIILERSDTEKAAEIYEKLYRAYELKQNYKTALKYHKLYKTFNDTVYNEEMNKAVIELQTKYETEKKGKENKQLQYEAEMQENSKLRFMYISGFLTVIVTLLIILFYSKTKSSKKNRLYFEKEKALNQALKKTADTEKKRLEELVFAEKKINNLQKDKIDSKNREMAATLITIHNKNQTLAKIKDEIESLQKSASLEKTSVQKLLNAIDNNKLFEEDWNQFKKQFEEVYPGFFNKLSKRCPSLTNHDQKLCAYLQINMSTKEIANLLNVTAAAINKSRQRLRKKLKMDTNEDFVSFLLEI